The following are encoded together in the Panicum virgatum strain AP13 chromosome 6K, P.virgatum_v5, whole genome shotgun sequence genome:
- the LOC120711372 gene encoding inositol 2-dehydrogenase 2-like isoform X2, which translates to MAAKEVRYGIVGVGMMGREHLHNLVGWEQSVEVRVTGLADPHRESLRLGLQVAAELGLPAPQTFSGHRELLDSGLCDAVIVSSPNMTHYEILMDIISHRRPYHILVEKPMCTTVQHCKKVIEAAKQRPDIIVQVGLEYRYMPPVAKLIDIIKSGMLGQVRMVAIREHRFPFLVKVNNWNRFNCNSGGTLVEKCCHFFDLMRLFADANPVRVMASGVIDVNHKDEMYDGKVPDIIDNAYVIVGFDNGSRGMLDLCMFAEGSRNEQEISVVGDTGKGEAFVPESIVRFGKRTEGRDGVVTITAEDERIKYQGLHHGSSYLEHLNFLSAIRAQGAYGPSVNLSDGLLSVAIGVAGQLSIEQGRFVTMEEVLGS; encoded by the exons ATGGCGGCGAAGGAGGTGAGGTACGGGATAGTCGGGGTCGGGATGATGGGGCGGGAGCACCTCCACAACCTGGTCGGGTGGGAGCAGTCCGTCGAGGTGCGGGTCACCGGCCTCGCCGACCCCCACCGGGAGTCCCTCCGCCTCGGCCTCCAggtcgccgccgagctcggcctCCCCGCTCCACAG ACCTTTTCAGGCCACCGCGAGCTGCTGGACAGCGGGCTCTGCGACGCCGTCATCGTGTCGTCCCCGAACATGACCCACTACGAGATACTCATGGACATCATTAGCCACCGCCGGCCGTACCACATCCTCGTCGAGAAACCCATGTGCACCACGGTGCAGCACTGCAAGAAG GTAATTGAAGCGGCAAAACAGAGACCAGACATAATTGTGCAAGTTGGATTGGAGTACAGGTACATGCCACCAGTGGCAAAGCTGATAGATATCATTAAGAGCGGTATGCTAGGGCAAGTCAGAATGGTGGCCATACGCGAACACCGTTTTCCTTTCCTTGTTAAG GTAAATAACTGGAACAGGTTCAATTGCAACAGTGGGGGCACTCTGGTAGAGAAGTGCTGCCACTTCTTTGATTTGATGAGATTGTTTGCAGATGCAAACCCAGTTCGTGTGATGGCTTCTGGAGTCATCGATGTTAACCATAAGGATGAAATGTATGATGGAAAG GTCCCagatataattgataatgcatatgtGATTGTTGGATTTGATAATGGCTCTCGTGGCATGCTTGATCTCTGCATGTTTGCTGAAGGAAGTAGAAACGAGCAAGAAATTTCTGTGGTTGGTGACACTGGGAAG gGTGAAGCTTTTGTTCCCGAGAGCATTGTCAGGTTTGGAAAGAGAACAGAGGGCAGAGATGGAGTTGTAACAATAACAGCTGAAGATGAACGAATCAA GTATCAAGGTCTTCATCATGGATCCAGCTACTTGGAGCACCTCAACTTCTTGTCTGCTATAAGGGCTCAAGGTGCCTACGGACCTTCCGTGAACTTAAGCGACGGTCTACTATCTGTTGCCATCGGCGTGGCTGGTCAATTATCAATTGAGCAAGGCCGGTTTGTGACCATGGAAGAGGTCTTAGGTTCTTAG
- the LOC120711372 gene encoding inositol 2-dehydrogenase 2-like isoform X1, whose protein sequence is MAAKEVRYGIVGVGMMGREHLHNLVGWEQSVEVRVTGLADPHRESLRLGLQVAAELGLPAPQTFSGHRELLDSGLCDAVIVSSPNMTHYEILMDIISHRRPYHILVEKPMCTTVQHCKKVIEAAKQRPDIIVQVGLEYRYMPPVAKLIDIIKSGMLGQVRMVAIREHRFPFLVKPLQVNNWNRFNCNSGGTLVEKCCHFFDLMRLFADANPVRVMASGVIDVNHKDEMYDGKVPDIIDNAYVIVGFDNGSRGMLDLCMFAEGSRNEQEISVVGDTGKGEAFVPESIVRFGKRTEGRDGVVTITAEDERIKYQGLHHGSSYLEHLNFLSAIRAQGAYGPSVNLSDGLLSVAIGVAGQLSIEQGRFVTMEEVLGS, encoded by the exons ATGGCGGCGAAGGAGGTGAGGTACGGGATAGTCGGGGTCGGGATGATGGGGCGGGAGCACCTCCACAACCTGGTCGGGTGGGAGCAGTCCGTCGAGGTGCGGGTCACCGGCCTCGCCGACCCCCACCGGGAGTCCCTCCGCCTCGGCCTCCAggtcgccgccgagctcggcctCCCCGCTCCACAG ACCTTTTCAGGCCACCGCGAGCTGCTGGACAGCGGGCTCTGCGACGCCGTCATCGTGTCGTCCCCGAACATGACCCACTACGAGATACTCATGGACATCATTAGCCACCGCCGGCCGTACCACATCCTCGTCGAGAAACCCATGTGCACCACGGTGCAGCACTGCAAGAAG GTAATTGAAGCGGCAAAACAGAGACCAGACATAATTGTGCAAGTTGGATTGGAGTACAGGTACATGCCACCAGTGGCAAAGCTGATAGATATCATTAAGAGCGGTATGCTAGGGCAAGTCAGAATGGTGGCCATACGCGAACACCGTTTTCCTTTCCTTGTTAAG CCCTTGCAGGTAAATAACTGGAACAGGTTCAATTGCAACAGTGGGGGCACTCTGGTAGAGAAGTGCTGCCACTTCTTTGATTTGATGAGATTGTTTGCAGATGCAAACCCAGTTCGTGTGATGGCTTCTGGAGTCATCGATGTTAACCATAAGGATGAAATGTATGATGGAAAG GTCCCagatataattgataatgcatatgtGATTGTTGGATTTGATAATGGCTCTCGTGGCATGCTTGATCTCTGCATGTTTGCTGAAGGAAGTAGAAACGAGCAAGAAATTTCTGTGGTTGGTGACACTGGGAAG gGTGAAGCTTTTGTTCCCGAGAGCATTGTCAGGTTTGGAAAGAGAACAGAGGGCAGAGATGGAGTTGTAACAATAACAGCTGAAGATGAACGAATCAA GTATCAAGGTCTTCATCATGGATCCAGCTACTTGGAGCACCTCAACTTCTTGTCTGCTATAAGGGCTCAAGGTGCCTACGGACCTTCCGTGAACTTAAGCGACGGTCTACTATCTGTTGCCATCGGCGTGGCTGGTCAATTATCAATTGAGCAAGGCCGGTTTGTGACCATGGAAGAGGTCTTAGGTTCTTAG
- the LOC120711372 gene encoding inositol 2-dehydrogenase-like isoform X3, translated as MTHYEILMDIISHRRPYHILVEKPMCTTVQHCKKVIEAAKQRPDIIVQVGLEYRYMPPVAKLIDIIKSGMLGQVRMVAIREHRFPFLVKVNNWNRFNCNSGGTLVEKCCHFFDLMRLFADANPVRVMASGVIDVNHKDEMYDGKVPDIIDNAYVIVGFDNGSRGMLDLCMFAEGSRNEQEISVVGDTGKGEAFVPESIVRFGKRTEGRDGVVTITAEDERIKYQGLHHGSSYLEHLNFLSAIRAQGAYGPSVNLSDGLLSVAIGVAGQLSIEQGRFVTMEEVLGS; from the exons ATGACCCACTACGAGATACTCATGGACATCATTAGCCACCGCCGGCCGTACCACATCCTCGTCGAGAAACCCATGTGCACCACGGTGCAGCACTGCAAGAAG GTAATTGAAGCGGCAAAACAGAGACCAGACATAATTGTGCAAGTTGGATTGGAGTACAGGTACATGCCACCAGTGGCAAAGCTGATAGATATCATTAAGAGCGGTATGCTAGGGCAAGTCAGAATGGTGGCCATACGCGAACACCGTTTTCCTTTCCTTGTTAAG GTAAATAACTGGAACAGGTTCAATTGCAACAGTGGGGGCACTCTGGTAGAGAAGTGCTGCCACTTCTTTGATTTGATGAGATTGTTTGCAGATGCAAACCCAGTTCGTGTGATGGCTTCTGGAGTCATCGATGTTAACCATAAGGATGAAATGTATGATGGAAAG GTCCCagatataattgataatgcatatgtGATTGTTGGATTTGATAATGGCTCTCGTGGCATGCTTGATCTCTGCATGTTTGCTGAAGGAAGTAGAAACGAGCAAGAAATTTCTGTGGTTGGTGACACTGGGAAG gGTGAAGCTTTTGTTCCCGAGAGCATTGTCAGGTTTGGAAAGAGAACAGAGGGCAGAGATGGAGTTGTAACAATAACAGCTGAAGATGAACGAATCAA GTATCAAGGTCTTCATCATGGATCCAGCTACTTGGAGCACCTCAACTTCTTGTCTGCTATAAGGGCTCAAGGTGCCTACGGACCTTCCGTGAACTTAAGCGACGGTCTACTATCTGTTGCCATCGGCGTGGCTGGTCAATTATCAATTGAGCAAGGCCGGTTTGTGACCATGGAAGAGGTCTTAGGTTCTTAG